The Saccharothrix violaceirubra genome segment GATGAACGGCCCGACACGAGCGTTTCTCCAGTGACTCCTGCGCAGACTTGATCGGTCTGACCGAAACTCCGATCACCGCTGGGCGCATCCGCGCGACCGGCCGGCGGTCGATCATCCGCTGTGCCGCGGCGCGTGCGGACGGTAATGCAGGATGGAAGCATATGGGTACCGACTTCAAGCACAGCACTCGCTCGGCCGTCGAGCGGTACTCGGATGCGCTGGTCGGACTTTCGCGCAGCATCCACGCCGAGCCGGAACTGGCGTTCGCCGAGCACCGCAGCGCCGCCAAGGTCGCGGACCTGCTCGAAGCCGAGGGGTTCGAGGTCGAACGCGGCGTCGCGGACCTGGAGACGGCGTTCACAGCGTCTTACGGTTCCGGCGACCTGGTGTTGGGGCTGTGCGCGGAGTACGACGCGCTGCCCGAGGTCGGGCACGCCTGCGGGCACAACGTCATCGCCGCCGCGTCGACCGGCGCGGGCCTCGCCCTGCGCGACGTCGCGGACGCCCTCGGCCTCACCGTGCGGGTGATCGGCACACCCGCCGAGGAGGTCGGCGGCGGCAAGGTGCTGATGCTGGAACGCGGCGTGTTCGACGACGTGGCGTTCTCGATGATGGTGCACCCCGCGCCCTACGAGGCGGTCGCCGCCCGCTCGTTGGCGATCACCGACGTCGAGGTGCACTACACCGGAAAGCCGTCCCACGCCGCCGCCGCGCCACACCTGGGGGTCAACGCGGCGGACGCGATCACGGTCGCGCAGGTGGCCATCGGCCTGGCCAGGCAACACCTGGAACCGGGCCAGATGGTCAGCGGCATCGTCACCCGGGGCGGCACGGTGCCCAACGTCGTGCCCGCGCACACCTCGGCCATGTTCGACCTGCGTGCCGAGGACCTGGAGTCGTTGCGCTCCCTCGAAGCGCGGATCTTCCGATGTTTCGAGGCGGGCGCGCTCGCCACCGGCTGCACGCACGAGATCGTGAAGGTCTCGCCCGTGTACGCCGAACTCACCCCCGACCCGTGGCTCGCGGACGCCTACCGGACGGCCGCGACCGCGCTCGGACGCACACCGCTGGGCCCCGCCGAAGAGGCCCGGCACAAGATCGGCAGCACCGACATGGGCAACGTGACCCGTGCGCTGCCGGCCATCCACCCGACCATCGCCATCGACTGCGGAGACGCGGTGAACCACCAAATCGAGTTCGCGACCGCCTGCGCTTCGGCATCAGCCGACCGCGCCGTCCTCGACGGAGCACTTGCCCTCGCCTGGACAGCGGTCAGCGCCGCCACGGACGACCATCAACGCACCCGGCTTCGGGCAGGTGCGGCATGACCGTCGTCGATTCCCGTCCATCACTGTCGGGAGAGGAGGAGGGTCCCGAGGTGCTGTTGACCGAACGTGGGGTCAGCATTGCCCCTGTGGATGATCCCGGCACGGGCCGCGGCCCGTCGTGGCTGGACGACTGGCTGTCGGCCAACTCGTCCGAGGTCGTCGCCTGGCGACGGCACATCCACCAGAATCCGGAACTGTCCAGGAACGAGGTAGCCACCACCGAGATGATCGCCGACGTGCTGCGGTCCGTGGGTCTCAAGCCCCGGATCCTGCCCGGCGGCACAGGTCTGTTCTGCGACGTCGGCACAGGTCAGCGTTGCGTCGCACTGCGCGGCGACATCGACGCGTTGCCGCTCACGGAGAAGTCCGGCGCGCCGTACGCGTCCAAGAACCCGGGCGTGATGCACGCGTGCGGGCACGACGCGCACGCCACCGTGGTGCTCGGCGCCGCGTTGGCGCTGGCGTCCGCCACGGAACTGCCCGGCCGGATCAGGCTGATCTTCCAACCCGCCGAGGAGGTCATGCCCGGTGGCGCGCTCGACGTGCTCGCCGCGGGCGGGCTCGACGGCGTGGAGCGGATCTTCGGCCTGCACTGCGACCCACGCCTGCCCGTGGGCCGCATCGGCACCCGCATCGGCGCGATCACGTCCGCGTCGGACCTGATCGAACTGCGCCTGACCTCGCCCGGTGGGCACACGTCCCGTCCGCACCTGACCGCCGACCTGGTCAACGCGCTGGGGACCGTGATCACCGGGTTGCCCGCGCTGCTGTCGCGGCGCGTGGACCCGCGTTCGGGCACCGTCATGGTGTGGGGCGCGGTGCACGCGGGCGAGGCGGCCAACGCCGTGCCGCAGGACGGCGTGCTGCGCGGGACGTTGCGCACGGGCAACCGTGAGATCTGGGCCGAACTGGAACCCCTGGTCAAGGAGTTCGTCGGCGCGCTGCTGGCGCCGACCGGGGTCGGGTTCGACCTGCTGCACCGCCGCGGCGTGCCGCCCGTGGTGAACGACCGCGAGAGCACGATGTTGCTGCGCGCGGGGATCGAGGCGGCCTTGGGGGAGGACGCCCTGGCGGGGACCGAGCAGTCTTCTGGGGGAGAGGACTTCGGCTGGTACCTGGAGCACGTGCCCGGCTCGTTCGCACGCCTGGGGGTCTGGGACGGCGTCGGCAAGCAGCGTGATCTCCACCAGCCCGACTTCAACCTGGACGAGCGCGCCCTGATGGTCGGGGTCCGCGTCCTGGTGCACGCGGCCTTGGCTTCCTTGGCCTAGCTCCGACGGCCCGCGAGCCCCTGCCTCGCGGGCCGCCCCCGCGCGAGTTATGCGTTCGGACACCGCGAGTCGAACGTTCGGACACCACGAAATGTGCGTTCAGGCACCAGGAGTCCCGCGTCAGGTGTTCGGCCTGGTCGTCACCGAGCGGGCCTCGGGCGCGGTCGCCCGCAGCGCGGCGGCGGACTCGTCGTCGGCCACCTCCTGGGCCTTGCGTTCGGCCTCGACCCGTGCCGCGTAGACGGCCACCTCACGGGCGATGCGGGTCTCGTCCCAGCCGTGGACCCCGGCGATCAACTCCGCGACCGTCCGCGCGCAGTCCACGCCCCGGTGCGGGTACTCGATCGAGATCCGGGTCCGGCGCGTCAGGACGTCCTCCAGGTGCAGCGCGCCCTCGTGCGACGCCGCGTAGACCGCCTCCACCCGCAGGTAGTCCGGGGCACCCGCGATCGGCTTCAGCAGTTCCGGGGTGGCCGAGTCGAGCACCTCGTGCACCAACGATCCGTAGCGGTCCAGGAGGTGCCTCACCCGGTAGGGATGCAGGCCGTACCGGGTCGCCAGGTGGTCGGCCTGGTTCACCAACGCGTGGTAGCCGTCCGCGCCCAGCAGGGGGACCTTGTCGGTGATCGACGGTTGGATCCGTCCGGGCAGGTCGACGGCCGCCGCGTCCACGGCGTCCGCCGCCATCACGCGGTACGTCGTGTACTTGCCGCCGGCGATCGCGACCAGGCCCGGCGCGACCCGTGCCACGGCGTGCTCGCGGGACAGCTTGCTGGTCGACTCGTTCTCGCCCGCCAGCAGCGGGCGCAGTCCCGCGTAGACGCCCTCGATGTCCTCGTGGGTCAACGGGGTCACCAGGACCTTGTTCACGTGGTCGAGCAGGTAGTCGATGTCCGCCCGCGTGGCCGCCGGGTGCGCCAGGTCGAGGTACCAGTCCGTGTCCGTCGTGCCCACGATCCAGTGATTGCGCCACGGAATGACGAACAGGACCGACTTCTCCGTACGCAGGATCAGGCCGCTTTCGGCGACGATCCGGTCGCGCGGCACGACGATGTGCACACCCTTGCTCGCCCGCACGCGGAACCTGCCCCGGCTGCCGGACAGGCGTTGGATCTCGTCGGTCCATACGCCTGTCGCGTTGACCACGGCGTGCGCGCGGACCTCGACCTCGGCGCCGTTCCCGACATCGCGCACCCGCACGCCCGACACCCGGTCCGCCTCCCGCAGGAAGTCGACGACCTGCGTGGACGTCCGCACGACCGCACCGTAGTGGGCCGCGGTCCGGGCCAACATCGCGGTGTGGCGGGCGTCGTCGGCCTGGGCGTCGTAGTACCTGATGCCGCCGACAAGGGCGTTGCGGCGCAATGCGGGAACCATGCGCAACGCGCCCGCACGGGTCAGGTGTCGTTGCCCGGGAACGGATCGCGCGCCGCCCATCGTGTCGTACAGCAGCAGCCCGGCCGCCGTGTACGGACGCTCCCACAGGCGGTGTGACAGCGGGTAGAGAAAGCTGACCGGCTTCACCAGGTGGGGTGCCAGCCGGGTGAGCATGAGTTCGCGTTCCCGGAGGGCTTCGCGGACCAGGCCGAATTCGAGCTGTTCCAGGTAGCGCAGGCCGCCGTGGAAGAGCTTCGACGAGCGGCTCGACGTGCCCGACGCCAGGTCACGGGCCTCGACCAGTGCCACGCGCAGGCCGCGCGTCGCGGCGTCCAGCGCGACACCGGCGCCGACCACGCCACCGCCGATCACGACCAGGTCGAACGTCCGCGACCCCAGCGATTCCCAGGCCGACCCGCGCTCCGCCGGACCGAGTCGACCGCCGGTCGTCGGACGTTCCTCGCGCGTGGCCACGGGCAACGCCTCCTCACCGGGTGGGGGCCATCCCTGACTCGACCACGTTACCCGCTGGTACGCCACCGTGGACAACGCCGCGGACCGCGAACTAGCGTCGGATCCGTGGACGCCACCCGGTACGTCGCCGCACTGGACCAGGGCACGACCTCGACTCGCTGCATCGTGTTCGACCACGCCGGCCGCGTGGTGTCCGTGGACCAGCGCGAACACGAACAGATCATGCCCAGGGCGGGGTGGGTCGAGCACGACCCGACGGAGATCCTCCGCAACGCCCGTGCGGTCGTCGAAGGTGCGGTCGCCAAAGCCGGTCTCGAAGCAAAAGACTTTGCCGCGTTGGGCATTACGAACCAACGCGAGACGGCCGTCGTGTGGGATCGCGCGAGCGGCGAACCCGTGTACAACGCGATCGTGTGGCAGGACACCCGAACGGACAAGATCTGCGCCGCGCTGGGTGATCACGACACGTTCCGCGCGAAGACCGGTCTGCCGCCCGCCACCTACTTCTCCGGACCCAAGATCAAGTGGATCCTGGACCACGTCGGACGCGACCGCGACGTCCTGGTCGGCACGATCGATACGTGGCTGCTGTGGAACCTCGCCGGCGTCCACGCGACCGACCCGACCAACGCGTCCCGCACGCTGCTCATGGACCTCGACACCCTCGCGTGGGACCCGGACCTCGCCGCCGCGCTCGACGTGCCGCTGTCCGTGCTGCCCGAGATCCGTTCCTCGTCGGAGGTGTTCGGCCACCTGCGTGACGGCGTGCTCGCGGGCGTGCCGATCGCGGGCATGCTCGGCGACCAGCAGGCGGCCACGTTCGGGCAAGCCTGCCTGTCACCGGGGGAAGCCAAGAACACGTACGGCACCGGGAACTTCGTCCTGCTCAACACCGGCACCGAGAAGGTCGTCAGCCACAACGGGCTGCTCACCACGGTCTGCTACCAGCTCGGCGGCCAAGACCCGGTCTACGCGCTCGAAGGCTCGATCGCCGTGACGGGCTCGCTCGTGCAGTGGCTGCGCGACAACCTCGGGATCATCTCGTCGGCCGCCGAGATCGAAGAGCACGCACGGACCGTGGAGGACAACGGCGGCGTGTACTTCGTGCCCGCCTTCTCCGGCCTGTTCGCGCCTTACTGGCGTTCGGATGCGCGTGGCGTGATCGTCGGACTAACGCGTTTCGTCAACCGGGGGCACCTCGCGCGGGCCGTGCTGGAGTCGACCGCCTACCAGACCCGTGAGGTGATCGACGCGATGAACGCCGACTCGGGCGTGGGCCTGACGTCGTTGAAGGTCGACGGCGGCATGGTCGTGAACGAGCTGCTCATGCAGTTCCAGGCGGACATCCTGGGCGTGCCCACGATTCGCCCGGTCGTGAACGAGACCACCGCGTTGGGTGCCGCGTACGCCGCCGGGCTCGCTGTCGGCCACTGGGAATCCGAGGACGACGTCCGCGCCAACTGGGCGCAGGACAAGCGGTGGGACCCGATGTTGGACCCCACCGCCCGCGAAAGCCTGT includes the following:
- a CDS encoding amidohydrolase, with amino-acid sequence MTVVDSRPSLSGEEEGPEVLLTERGVSIAPVDDPGTGRGPSWLDDWLSANSSEVVAWRRHIHQNPELSRNEVATTEMIADVLRSVGLKPRILPGGTGLFCDVGTGQRCVALRGDIDALPLTEKSGAPYASKNPGVMHACGHDAHATVVLGAALALASATELPGRIRLIFQPAEEVMPGGALDVLAAGGLDGVERIFGLHCDPRLPVGRIGTRIGAITSASDLIELRLTSPGGHTSRPHLTADLVNALGTVITGLPALLSRRVDPRSGTVMVWGAVHAGEAANAVPQDGVLRGTLRTGNREIWAELEPLVKEFVGALLAPTGVGFDLLHRRGVPPVVNDRESTMLLRAGIEAALGEDALAGTEQSSGGEDFGWYLEHVPGSFARLGVWDGVGKQRDLHQPDFNLDERALMVGVRVLVHAALASLA
- the glpK gene encoding glycerol kinase GlpK, translated to MDATRYVAALDQGTTSTRCIVFDHAGRVVSVDQREHEQIMPRAGWVEHDPTEILRNARAVVEGAVAKAGLEAKDFAALGITNQRETAVVWDRASGEPVYNAIVWQDTRTDKICAALGDHDTFRAKTGLPPATYFSGPKIKWILDHVGRDRDVLVGTIDTWLLWNLAGVHATDPTNASRTLLMDLDTLAWDPDLAAALDVPLSVLPEIRSSSEVFGHLRDGVLAGVPIAGMLGDQQAATFGQACLSPGEAKNTYGTGNFVLLNTGTEKVVSHNGLLTTVCYQLGGQDPVYALEGSIAVTGSLVQWLRDNLGIISSAAEIEEHARTVEDNGGVYFVPAFSGLFAPYWRSDARGVIVGLTRFVNRGHLARAVLESTAYQTREVIDAMNADSGVGLTSLKVDGGMVVNELLMQFQADILGVPTIRPVVNETTALGAAYAAGLAVGHWESEDDVRANWAQDKRWDPMLDPTARESLYRTWKKAVTRTFDWVD
- a CDS encoding M20 family metallopeptidase codes for the protein MGTDFKHSTRSAVERYSDALVGLSRSIHAEPELAFAEHRSAAKVADLLEAEGFEVERGVADLETAFTASYGSGDLVLGLCAEYDALPEVGHACGHNVIAAASTGAGLALRDVADALGLTVRVIGTPAEEVGGGKVLMLERGVFDDVAFSMMVHPAPYEAVAARSLAITDVEVHYTGKPSHAAAAPHLGVNAADAITVAQVAIGLARQHLEPGQMVSGIVTRGGTVPNVVPAHTSAMFDLRAEDLESLRSLEARIFRCFEAGALATGCTHEIVKVSPVYAELTPDPWLADAYRTAATALGRTPLGPAEEARHKIGSTDMGNVTRALPAIHPTIAIDCGDAVNHQIEFATACASASADRAVLDGALALAWTAVSAATDDHQRTRLRAGAA
- a CDS encoding glycerol-3-phosphate dehydrogenase/oxidase encodes the protein MATREERPTTGGRLGPAERGSAWESLGSRTFDLVVIGGGVVGAGVALDAATRGLRVALVEARDLASGTSSRSSKLFHGGLRYLEQLEFGLVREALRERELMLTRLAPHLVKPVSFLYPLSHRLWERPYTAAGLLLYDTMGGARSVPGQRHLTRAGALRMVPALRRNALVGGIRYYDAQADDARHTAMLARTAAHYGAVVRTSTQVVDFLREADRVSGVRVRDVGNGAEVEVRAHAVVNATGVWTDEIQRLSGSRGRFRVRASKGVHIVVPRDRIVAESGLILRTEKSVLFVIPWRNHWIVGTTDTDWYLDLAHPAATRADIDYLLDHVNKVLVTPLTHEDIEGVYAGLRPLLAGENESTSKLSREHAVARVAPGLVAIAGGKYTTYRVMAADAVDAAAVDLPGRIQPSITDKVPLLGADGYHALVNQADHLATRYGLHPYRVRHLLDRYGSLVHEVLDSATPELLKPIAGAPDYLRVEAVYAASHEGALHLEDVLTRRTRISIEYPHRGVDCARTVAELIAGVHGWDETRIAREVAVYAARVEAERKAQEVADDESAAALRATAPEARSVTTRPNT